The Apium graveolens cultivar Ventura chromosome 6, ASM990537v1, whole genome shotgun sequence genome contains a region encoding:
- the LOC141664402 gene encoding galactinol synthase 1-like → MAPGVPVDTFTCSRKYLTQNAGYKKRAYVTFLAGNGDYVKGVVGLAKGLRKVKSAYPLVVAMLPDVPEEHREILRSQGCIIQEIEPIHPPENQVEFAMAYYVINYSKLRIWNFDYNKMVYLDADIQVFENIDHLFDMPDGYFYAVMDCFCEKTWSHSPQYSVGYCQQCPDKVKWPAEMGCPPPLYFNAGMFVFEPSHLVYESLLQTLVITAPTPFAEQDFLNMFFNHMYKPITLAYNLVLAMLWRHPENVEIEKVKVVHYCAAGSKPWRYTGKEANMDREDIKILVAKWWDIYNDESLDFNAENSAQEGETCSRSSVITSVQDHAISYVPTHLTV, encoded by the exons ATGGCTCCAGGAGTACCAGTAGACACTTTCACTTGCAGTAGAAAGTATCTTACTCAGAATGCAGGCTACAAGAAGAGAGCATATGTGACATTTTTAGCAGGTAATGGTGACTATGTCAAAGGGGTGGTCGGACTGGCCAAGGGTTTAAGGAAGGTCAAGAGTGCATACCCTCTTGTGGTAGCAATGTTGCCAGATGTTCCTGAAGAACACCGTGAGATATTAAGGTCCCAGGGTTGCATTATACAAGAAATAGAGCCCATACATCCACCAGAGAACCAGGTTGAATTTGCCATGGCATATTATGTGATCAATTACTCCAAACTCCGTATATGGAAT TTCGACTACAACAAGATGGTTTACCTTGATGCTGACATCCAAGTGTTTGAAAACATCGACCATCTATTTGATATGCCAGATGGGTACTTCTATGCTGTAATGGATTGCTTCTGTGAGAAGACATGGAGCCACTCCCCCCAGTATTCAGTTGGGTATTGCCAGCAGTGCCCAGACAAAGTAAAATGGCCTGCTGAGATGGGCTGTCCACCTCCCTTGTATTTCAATGCGGGGATGTTTGTGTTTGAACCTAGTCATTTGGTTTATGAAAGCCTTCTTCAGACTCTCGTTATTACTGCACCAACCCCCTTTGCCGAGCAA GACTTCTTAAACATGTTCTTCAACCACATGTACAAGCCTATTACTCTAGCATATAACCTGGTTCTAGCAATGTTGTGGCGCCATCCAGAGAACGTTGAGATTGAAAAAGTAAAAGTCGTACATTACTGTGCTGCT GGATCAAAGCCATGGAGGTACACGGGTAAAGAAGCTAACATGGACAGAGAAGACATCAAGATATTGGTTGCCAAATGGTGGGATATTTACAACGATGAGTCACTAGACTTTAACGCTGAGAACTCTGCTCAAGAGGGAGAGACCTGCTCGAGATCATCTGTGATAACTTCCGTCCAAGATCATGCAATTTCTTATGTCCCTACACATTTAACTGTTTAG
- the LOC141664400 gene encoding type 2 DNA topoisomerase 6 subunit B-like: protein MEASSIHELCRYFMYLAIQRCRLLDDLCRLSVFLKSSPLSDPPFVRISISDTGVGSCLEEFLDIKISRDLILDETWDGVISVATTNICDDKIYHQNLNLKGEASTRRLTKLPSASKNGARFSGTEISLSTLENVDNLVVQIIDYLQKMRILMIPKLAIEFVIDRGDPSGSRCENIVQAIQCVPLSSDSNIEYLKSGLEEYVLRHNNHLQNICHTCFPNRGHLKVGTGVACYSESSRNAGQVMEAVIVISQLSESTSPSCFQVCDRKTEVLYYKDFSPCLISRSSLKALTSIDWKSYGLTLRSNSDENSNALLEWENLPLGLHIDMVLHHYQKKVVMPPAKQMDTTERNLTRKAVKFALDDLKEKNAGVLLTAQTLKIRSYAPDLARSLAGLVLSSNDSNFQGECLSLLGLQSQEIESETVENCIKERLISVIDLNDRKPHRNKEAAPYLFDDGCYEVHNFPDDYEEGDEANNSFEL, encoded by the exons ATGGAAGCTTCTTCAATACACGAGCTATGTCGATAC TTCATGTACCTAGCGATTCAACGATGCCGCCTGTTAGATGATCTCTGTAGATTATCTGTTTTTCTGAAATCGTCTCCTCTCTCCGATCCTCCTTTTGTTCGTATTTCTA TTTCTGATACCGGTGTTGGAAGCTGCTTGGAGGAGTTCCTGGATATAAAAATCTCGCGAGATCTCATTTTGGATGAGACATGGG ATGGAGTTATTTCGGTCGCAACTACCA ACATTTGTGATGATAAGATATATCACCAAAATTTGAATCTAAAAGGAGAAGCATCTACGCGAAGACTGACAAAATTACCTTCAGCCTCAAAAAATGGCGCCAGATTCAG TGGTACTGAAATATCACTGTCAACATTGGAAAATGTTGACAACTTGGTGGTGCAGATCATTGACTATCTTCAAAAG ATGCGAATTCTGATGATTCCT AAGCTGGCTATTGAATTTGTGATTGATCGCGGTGATCCTTCTGGGTCAAGATGTGAAAATATTGTTCAAGCGATCCAATGTGTCCCCTTATCTTCTGATTCTAATATTGAATATCTGAAGTCAGGCCTTGAGGAATATGTTCTTAGGCATAATAACCATCTACAAAATATCTGCCACACTTGCTTCCCAAACCG AGGACATCTAAAAGTTGGAACTGGGGTGGCTTGTTACTCAGAAAGTAGTAGAAATGCTGGACAAGTTATGGAAGCTGTAATTGTTATTAGTCAATTATCAGAGTCGACGAGTCCTTCATGCTTCCAAGTATGCGACAGAAAAACAGAG GTTTTGTACTACAAGGACTTTTCACCTTGTTTGATTTCAAGATCCTCCCTGAAAGCATTGACAAGCATTGACTGGAAAAGTTACGGATTAACGCTGCGTAGCAATTCAGATGAGAACAGTAACGCGTTGCTTGAATGGGAGAATTTGCCATTGGGTTTGCATATTGATATGGTACTCCATCATTATCAAAAAAAA GTTGTAATGCCACCTGCAAAGCAAATGGACACAACTGAGCGAAATCTTACTAGAAAAGCCGTTAAATTTGCTCTAGATGATTTAAAGGAAAAAAATGCTGGTGTTCTTCTCACAGCACAAACGCTGAAG ATTCGCAGTTATGCACCTGATCTTGCCAGAAGTTTAGCAGGACTAGTTTTGTCTTCAAATGATTCAAACTTTCAAGGAGAATGCCTCTCTCTTCTTGGCTTGCAGTCACAAGAAATAGAATCTGAAACTGTTGAAAACTGTATCAAAGAAAGGCTCATTTCAGTTATCGATCTGAATGATAGAAAGCCACATAGAAACAAAGAAGCTGCTCCTTATCTTTTTGACGATGGCTGCTACGAGGTACACAACTTCCCAGATGACTATGAAGAAGGTGACGAAGCTAATAATTCTTTTGAGCTATAG